Proteins from a genomic interval of Vicia villosa cultivar HV-30 ecotype Madison, WI unplaced genomic scaffold, Vvil1.0 ctg.000474F_1_1, whole genome shotgun sequence:
- the LOC131628728 gene encoding uncharacterized protein LOC131628728 isoform X2 gives MDTDINCMCFVHAIIPIIGKVVPYAFGPIQREAGYLIFYEGNFTDLIGRVKNLEAAREAINHRVEAATRSGKIIEVGVLNWLEEVIEVTERTNKHLEDPCRRDVGCSGWVFPNLITRYRLGRKTAEIATDVAGVFGRGDFNQVGHLPALNESASSSAAGGAEKLMTRESFKESIMKALRDPKAHNIGVYGLGGVGKTTLVNEVFEIAKQQKLFDAVVIARVSKTPDIKEIQGVIADMLGLRFEEETTAARAYRLRKRIEAEKTVLVILDDIWLTFDLEKMGIPSSKEHNGCKLLMTSKSQDVLRKLDVQKDFTFRLEHLNEVETWSLFQSMAGDVVNDIGLKGVATQIAQNCAGLPLLIVTVARGLKSKDIHVWKDALMQLQNVGHEDMDDIVYSALDLSYRWLASDEIKTLFLLSAVLGYNNVDYLLKVAMGLDIFKNVMTVDDARNRLHSIIESLKASCLLLEGSSTSRQVQMHDLVRDVAISIARRDKHVYYMLGMNAELKNLPKDFQNTCSQIILLKCLIHELPQNLDCPNVNIFILDSANRSLEIPDTIFDGMGSLTVLDLTHLNLSSLPTSFRSLTGLQTLCLDQCVLENMDIIEDLKSLKILSLWKSSMIKLPSKIREMAQLRMLDLSHSGIEVIPPNIISSLTKLEELYMGNTSIKWEDENSAEQKENASLAELRQLDNLTTLELQIHEFCILPVGLTPMFEKLQRYKIAIGDVWEWSDIKDGTLKTLMLKLGTNIHLEHGIKALIKGVEKLYLDEVEGIENVLYQMNGEGFPLLKHLHIQNNNQMKHIVESMESNQVNVSFPNLETLLIDNLQKLEQICYGPLAANSFGKLSVIKVKNCVQLKYLLSLSMVKGLVYLSEIEVCGCNLMKNILIGDHNLSEGEKIEFPFLCSLTLQHLKRLDNFLSCELTSSKAEQKYQGSQSCVSTPFFNVEVAFPNLETLKLSSLSLNKIWDNQHSMDKLTVLVVENCDGLKSLFSSTMVGSFENLKRLEISKCNLMNEIIATEKRNDVTIALKEVSFPKLESIILKDMENLKTVWHYQFQTSKVLQVQNCEKIVTVFPSSMQKTYNNLEQLLVENCALVEEIFELTSIENSSTEVIIPMKVIILGGLPKLKNIWSMDPQGILSFHSLQSFCLYQCESMEYLFPLSVATSCLDLKELVIRYCGNMKEIVSEKRQSTCTSPIFEFNQLTIIQLGNLYSLKAFYAGNHTLRCPSLRTIDVTKCKKLNLYNSGTLPTSSLKRCKDENLPDSFQQPLFIIEEVVPNLKKMKINQRDAKMLSQAQNLGSLFHNLTFLGLSDYLNEEATFPYLFLENAPALEDLVVGWSSFKTIFDDEILVSMKLYPRLKMLNLYQLSKIQHLCEEHSQIHPILEGLEELVICYCPSLTNVLPSSVTFSHLTYLEIVKCNNLVNVITSTTAQSLVKLTVMKVRDCDSLEEIITGRENVDIAFVSLQILIMKCLPSLNKFCSSKCFLKFPLLEKVIVSLCPRLDIFSEGNTSTPYLRKVIIEENDGEWIWKGNLNDTIKEMFDDKVAFSKIKYLALSDYPELKEYWYGRPHQNMFHNLKSLVVQRCDFLSHVLLPSNVLQVLHGLENLEVKDCDSLEALFDVKDPYEIISFGNLCRVNISKCQSLLYILPLSLCQDLGHLEVLMIEYCEVKQIVALEETSAQNIITFDQLTKLQLYHLKNLISFYPGKLTLECPSLKILDVSHCEALNMFSVNLFDIQQHENDIHDDIRIGQGLFSIEKLSLSLEKLAINGSKDALRLLNCYSQKNIFSEKLKLLSLHCFDETPISLLNNFHAIFPNLATLRVHNSAFERLFPTTNDHLRKGITLKIKFLGLYNLEKLEYIWQENFSLEYSLIPDLETLVAIDCPSLIRLVPSSTSFTNLTALIVNNCKELVYLISPSTATSLMQLKILQIENCEKLLDVIMIDEGEVDENIIFENLEQLKLTSLSSLRSFCYGKHKFVFPSFISFIVEGCPQMEIFSPEVTIAPYLTSVEVENKTMYWKGDLNTTIEWLFMEKVAFPNLETLKLSSLNLNKIWDNQHSMDKLTVLVVENCDGLKSLFSSTMVGSFENLKRLEISKCNLMNEIIATEKRNDVTIALKEVSFPKLESIILKDMENLKTVWHYQFQTSKVLQVQNCEKIVTVFPSSMQKTYNNLERLLVENCALVEEIFELTSIENSSTEVTTLMKVITLDGLPKLKNIWSMDPQGILSFHNLQDFCLNKCGSMEYLFPLSIATSCPHLEKLHIRKCWKMKEIVSEERQSTYSNPIFEFNQLTSIQLWNLPSLKGFYAGNHTLACPSLRTIIVLSCEKLNLYKTGTLPTSSLKRCKDEKLPDSFLQPLFIIEEVVPDLKNMRISQRDAKMLLQAQSLGFLFPNLTFLGLSDYMDEEATFPYWFLQNAPALESLVVEWSSFKKIFEDEIPVSMELHTRLKELRLYHLSKLQHICDERSQIHQVLEGLEQLVMFVCPSLTNVLPSFVTFSHLTYLEIIKCNRLVNVITSATAQSLVKLTVLKVRDCDSLEEIITGKENVDIAFASLEILILKCLPSLNKFCSSKCCLKFPLLEKVIVCQCPRMKIFSEGNTSTPYLRKVIIEENDGEWIWKGNLNDTIKEMFDDKSAALVEWLIQFENL, from the exons GAAGTAATTGAGGTTACTGAAAGGACAAATAAGCATCTGGAAGATCCCTGCCGTCGAGATGTTGGGTGTTCGGGCTGGGTTTTCCCTAATTTGATTACACGATACCGGCTTGGCAGAAAAACCGCTGAAATAGCAACTGATGTTGCTGGAGTTTTCGGAAGAGGTGATTTTAATCAAGTTGGTCACCTTCCTGCTCTAAATGAAAGTGCCTCTTCTTCTGCTGCAGGAGGCGCTGAAAAGCTTATGACAAGGGAGTCATTTAAGGAGAGTATCATGAAGGCTCTAAGGGACCCTAAAGCACACAACATCGGGGTCTATGGTTTGGGCGGGGTGGGCAAGACTACCCTGGTGAATGAAGTCTTTGAAATAGCCAAGCAACAAAAATTGTTCGATGCAGTGGTTATCGCCCGTGTATCCAAAACTCCAgacattaaagaaattcaagggGTGATTGCAGATATGTTGGGTCTGCGATTTGAAGAAGAAACTACTGCGGCTAGAGCATACCGCCTAAGGAAAAGAATTGAAGCTGAGAAAACTGTTCTTGTTATTCTAGATGATATTTGGCTGACATTTGACTTGGAAAAAATGGGAATTCCGTCTAGTAAGGAACACAATGGTTGCAAATTGTTGATGACTTCTAAAAGTCAAGATGTGCTGCGGAAATTGGACGTCCAAAAGGATTTCACTTTTAGACTTGAACATCTAAATGAAGTAGAAAcatggagcttgtttcaatctaTGGCTGGAGATGTTGTTAATGATATCGGTTTGAAAGGTGTAGCAACTCAAATTGCCCAAAACTGTGCAGGTTTGCCTCTTCTCATAGTGACGGTGGCCAGAGGATTGAAAAGTAAGGATATTCATGTTTGGAAAGATGCTTTAATGCAATTACAAAATGTTGGTCATGAAGATATGGATGACATAGTTTATTCTGCCTTAGACTTGAGTTACAGATGGTTGGCGAGTGATGAAATTAAGACACTCTTCTTGCTTTCTGCTGTATTAGGATATAATAATGTAGACTACTTGCTGAAAGTTGCAATGGGTTTGGACATATTCAAGAATGTAATGACAGTGGATGATGCAAGAAACAGACTTCATAGTATAATTGAATCATTGAAAGCATCTTGCCTATTGCTTGAAGGTAGTAGCACAAGTCGGCAAGTCCAAATGCATGACCTTGTTCGTGATGTAGCTATCTCCATAGCACGTAGGGATAAACATGTTTATTATATGTTGGGAATGAATGCTGAGTTGAAGAATCTTCCCAAGGATTTTCAAAACACATGCTCACAGATCATCTTATTAAAATGTCTTATCCATGAGCTTCCACAAAATTTAGATTGTCCTAatgttaacatttttattttggacAGTGCAAATCGTTCTTTAGAAATCCCAGATACTATTTTTGATGGGATGGGAAGCCTTACAGTGTTAGATTTAACACATTTGAACCTGTCTTCGTTACCCACTTCATTTCGTTCCCTAACAGGTCTCCAGACATTGTGTTTGGACCAATGTGTTTTGGAAAATATGGATATAATAGAagatttgaaaagtttaaaaattctTAGCCTTTGGAAATCTTCGATGATCAAGTTGCCAAGCAAAATAAGGGAGATGGCTCAACTAAGAATGCTTGATTTGAGCCATTCTGGAATAGAAGTCATCCCACCCAACATCATTTCAAGCTTGACTAAATTAGAGGAGTTGTATATGGGCAATACCTCCATTAAATGGGAAGATGAGAATTCAGCCGAGCAAAAAGAAAATGCTAGCCTTGCTGAGCTTCGACAATTGGACAACTTGACAACTCTAGAATTACAAATTCACGAGTTTTGCATTTTGCCAGTGGGCTTAACTCCGATGTTTGAAAAGCTGCAAAGATATAAAATAGCCATTGGAGATGTATGGGAATGGTCTGACATTAAGGACGGAACCTTGAAAACACTGATGCTCAAACTTGGTACCAACATACATTTAGAGCACGGGATAAAAGCATTAATTAAAGGGGTTGAAAAATTGTACTTGGATGAAGTAGAGGGTATTGAAAATGTGTTGTATCAAATGAATGGAGAAGGATTTCCATTGTTGAAGCACCTCCACATCCAAAACAATAATCAAATGAAGCACATAGTTGAATCTATGGAGAGCAACCAAGTCAATGTTTCTTTTCCCAACTTGGAAACACTACTAATTGATAATCTTCAAAAGTTGGAGCAGATATGTTATGGCCCGCTTGCTGCTAATTCTTTTGGTAAGCTCAGCGTTATCAAAGTAAAAAATTGTGTCCAATTAAAATATCTTCTATCCTTATCAATGGTTAAAGGACTTGTTTATCTTTCTGAGATCGAAGTTTGTGGATGCAACTTGATGAAAAACATATTGATCGGAGACCACAATTTAAGTGAGGGTGAAAAAATAGAGTTTCCTTTCTTGTGTTCTTTAACGTTACAACATTTGAAAAGACTTGATAACTTTCTCTCTTGTGAGCTGACATCTTCAAAAGCTGAGCAAAAGTATCAAGGGTCCCAGTCTTGTGTTTCTACACCATTTTTTAATGTTGAG GttgctttccctaatttggaaacCCTTAAATTGAGCTCACTCAGTTTGAATAAAATTTGGGACAATCAACATTCTATGGACAAATTGACAGTCTTGGTTGTGGAGAACTGTGATGggctaaagtccttattctctTCTACAATGGTTGGTAGTTTTGAAAACCTCAAAAGACTTGAAATTAGTAAATGTAATTTGATGAATGAGATAATAGCTACAGAAAAGAGAAACGATGTCACTATTGCATTGAAAGAG GTTTCATTTCCCAAATTGGAGTCAATCATACTGAAGGACATGGAAAACTTAAAGACAGTATGGCATTACCAATTTCAAACATCGAAGGTTTTGCAAGTCCAAAATTGTGAGAAAATTGTGACTGTTTTTCCTTCCTCAATGCAGAAGACTTATAATAATCTAGAGCAGTTATTGGTAGAGAATTGTGCTTTAGTGGAGGAGATATTTGAATTGACTTCTATTGAAAATAGCAGCACTGAAGTTATAATACCAATGAAAGTAATTATTTTAGGTGGATTGCCGAAGCTGAAAAATATATGGAGTATGGATCCTCAAGGAATTCTTAGTTTTCATAGTCTACAAAGTTTTTGTCTATATCAATGTGAAAGCATGGAGTATCTATTTCCACTTTCTGTAGCCACTAGCTGCCTAGATCTCAAAGAACTTGTGATAAGATATTGTGGGAATATGAAGGAAATTGTTTCAGAAAAGAGACAATCTACGTGCACAAGTCCAATATTTGAGTTTAATCAACTAACAATTATACAGCTTGGGAATTTATATTCACTCAAAGCTTTCTATGCCGGAAACCATACTCTAAGATGTCCATCTTTGAGAACAATAGATGTTAcaaaatgtaaaaaattgaaTTTGTACAATTCTGGAACTTTGCCTACAAGCAGTCTCAAAAGGTGCAAAGATGAGAATCTCCCAGATTCATTCCAACAACCACTTTTCATTATTGAAGAG GTGGTTCCaaatttgaagaagatgaaaataaacCAAAGGGATGCTAAGATGTTATCGCAAGCTCAAAATTTAGGTTCCCTCTTCCACAATTtgacatttcttggtttgtctgATTATCTGAATGAAGAAGCTACATTTCCTTACTTGTTTCTCGAAAATGCACCTGCTCTTGAAGATCTAGTTGTTGGATGGAGTTCCTTCAAGACGATATTTGATGATGAAATACTAGTGAGTATGAAACTTTACCCCCGGCTCAAAATGTTGAATCTGTATCAATTATCTAAAATTCAACATCTATGTGAAGAACATTCTCAAATTCACCCTATTCTTGAGGGTCTTGAAGAGTTGGTTATTTGTTACTGTCCTAGTTTGACAAATGTGCTACCTTCCTCTGTCACCTTTAGTCACCTGACATATTTGGAGATAGTAAAATGCAATAATTTGGTTAACGTAATTACATCCACTACTGCGCAAAGTTTGGTAAAGCTCACAGTAATGAAGGTAAGAGATTGCGATTCACTAGAAGAAATAATTACGGGAAGGGAAAATGTTGATATTGCATTTGTTAGTCTTCAAATACTAATAATGAAATGTTTGCCAAGCCTCAACAAGTTTTGTTCTAGCAAGTGTTTTTTGAAGTTTCCATTGTTGGAGAAAGTAATTGTGAGCCTATGTCCTCGCCTGGATATTTTCTCTGAGGGAAACACAAGTACACCATATCTTCGAAAAGTGATAATTGAAGAAAATGATGGAGAATGGATTTGGAAGGGGAACTTAAATGATACAATAAAGGAAATGTTTGACGATAAG GTTGCATTTTCTAAGATTAAATATTTAGCCTTATCTGATTACCCTGAGCTAAAGGAGTATTGGTATGGCCGACCTCATCAGAATATGTTTCACAATTTGAAATCTCTAGTGGTTCAAAGATGTGATTTTTTATCACATGTACTTCTCCCATCAAATGTACTACAAGTGCTACATGGATTGGAAAACCTAGAAGTAAAAGATTGTGATTCATTAGAAGCATTGTTTGATGTGAAAG ATCCATATGAAATTATCAGTTTTGGAAACTTATGCAGAGTAAATATTTCAAAGTGTCAAAGCTTGTTATATATCCTCCCATTGTCACTCTGCCAAGATCTTGGACATCTTGAAGTGCTTATGATAGAGTATTGCGAAGTCAAGCAAATTGTTGCATTGGAAGAGACATCAGCACAAAATATTATCACTTTTGATCAATTGACAAAGTTGCAGCTATATCATTTGAAAAATCTCATAAGTTTCTATCCAGGAAAGCTTACATTGGAATGCCCTTCATTAAAGATTTTGGACGTCTCTCATTGCGAAGCATTAAACATGTTTTCGGTCAATCTTTTTGATATCCAACAGCATGAGAATGATATTCATGATGATATACGGATTGGCCAAGGCCTATTTTCTATCGAAAAG TTGAGCCTCAGCTTGGAGAAATTGGCAATAAACGGCTCAAAGGATGCCTTGAGACTATTGAATTGTTATAGTCAGAAAAACATCTTCTCTGAAAAACTGAAACTTCTTAGTCTGCATTGCTTTGATGAAACTCCGATTTCTTTGCTGAATAACTTCCATGCAATATTTCCCAATCTTGCAACACTTAGAGTGCATAATAGTGCTTTTGAAAGATTGTTTCCCACTACTAATGATCATCTCCGTAAGGGGAttacactaaaaataaaatttttgggGCTTTATAATTTGGAAAAACTGGAGTATATTTGGCAGGaaaacttctctttggaatattCTCTAATACCGGACCTTGAAACTTTAGTCGCAATAGATTGTCCTAGTTTGATTAGGTTGGTACCGTCATCAACATCTTTCACAAATTTAACCGCTTTGATAGTGAACAATTGCAAAGAGCTGGTGTACTTGATATCACCTTCAACTGCTACAAGTCTTATGCAACTCAAGATACTACAAATAGAGAATTGTGAAAAGTTATTGGATGTGATAATGATTGACGAAGGAGAAGTAGATGAAAACATCATATTTGAGAACTTGGAACAATTGAAACTTACTTCTTTGTCAAGTCTTAGAAGCTTCTGCTATGGGAAACACAAATTTGTCTTCCCATCTTTCATTAGTTTCATTGTTGAGGGATGCCCTCAAATGGAGATTTTCTCACCAGAAGTCACGATAGCTCCATACTTGACATCAGTTGAAGTGGAAAATAAAACTATGTACTGGAAAGGTGATCTTAATACAACTATTGAATGGTTGTTTATGGAGAAG GttgctttccctaatttggaaacCCTTAAATTGAGCTCACTCAATTTGAATAAAATTTGGGACAATCAACATTCTATGGACAAATTGACAGTCTTGGTTGTGGAGAACTGTGATGggctaaagtccttattctctTCTACAATGGTTGGTAGTTTTGAAAACCTCAAAAGACTTGAAATTAGTAAATGTAATTTGATGAATGAGATAATAGCTACAGAAAAGAGAAACGATGTCACTATTGCATTGAAAGAG GTTTCATTTCCCAAATTGGAGTCAATCATACTGAAGGACATGGAAAACTTAAAGACAGTATGGCATTACCAATTTCAAACATCGAAGGTGTTGCAAGTCCAAAATTGTGAGAAAATTGTGACTGTTTTTCCTTCCTCTATGCAGAAGACTTATAATAATCTAGAGAGGTTATTGGTAGAGAATTGTGCTTTAGTGGAGGAGATATTTGAATTGACTTCTATTGAAAATAGCAGCACAGAAGTTACAACACTAATGAAAGTAATTACTTTAGATGGATTGCCGAAGCTGAAAAATATATGGAGTATGGATCCTCAAGGAATTCTTAGTTTTCATAATCTACAAGATTTTTGTCTAAATAAGTGTGGAAGCATGGAGTATCTATTTCCACTTTCTATAGCCACTAGCTGCCCACATCTCGAAAAACTTCATATAAGAAAATGTTGGAAGATGAAGGAAATTGTTTCTGAGGAGAGACAATCTACGTACTCAAATCCGATATTTGAGTTTAATCAACTCACTAGTATACAGCTTTGGAACTTACCATCACTCAAGGGTTTCTATGCAGGAAACCATACTCTAGCATGTCCATCTTTGAGAACAATAATTGTTTTAAGCTGTGAAAAATTGAATTTGTACAAAACTGGAACTTTACCTAcaagcagcctcaaaaggtgtaaAGATGAGAAGCTCCCAGATTCATTCCTACAACCACTTTTCATTATTGAGGAG GTGGTTCCAGATTTGAAGAACATGAGAATAAGCCAAAGGGATGCTAAGATGTTATTGCAAGCTCAAAGTTTAGGTTTCCTCTTCCCCAATTtgacatttcttggtttgtctgACTATATGGATGAAGAGGCTACATTTCCTTACTGGTTTCTCCAAAATGCACCTGCTCTTGAAAGTCTAGTTGTTGAATGGAGTTCTTTCAAgaagatatttgaagatgaaATACCAGTGAGTATGGAACTTCACACCCGGCTCAAAGAGTTGAGACTATATCATTTATCTAAACTTCAACATATATGTGATGAACGTTCTCAAATTCATCAAGTTCTTGAAGGTCTTGAACAGTTGGTTATGTTTGTTTGTCCTAGTTTGACAAATGTGCTGCCTTCCTTTGTCACCTTTAGTCACCTGACATATTTGGAGATAATAAAATGCAATAGACTGGTAAACGTAATTACATCTGCTACTGCACAAAGTTTGGTAAAGCTCACCGTTTTGAAGGTAAGAGATTGTGATTCACTGGAAGAAATAATAACGGGAAAAGAAAATGTTGATATTGCATTTGCTAGTCTTGAAATATTGATACTGAAATGTTTGCCAAGCCTCAACAAATTTTGTTCTAGCAAGTGTTGTTTGAAGTTTCCATTGTTGGAGAAAGTAATTGTGTGCCAATGTCCTCGCATGAAGATTTTCTCAGAGGGAAACACAAGTACACCATATCTTCGAAAAGTGATAATTGAAGAAAATGATGGAGAATGGATTTGGAAGGGGAACTTAAATGATACAATAAAGGAAATGTTTGACGATAAG AGTGCAGCTTTGGTTGAATGGCTAATTCAATTTGAAAATTTGTGA